The sequence AAGAGGCGTGCACACCTGGAGGATGCGCTCTTCGCCGGCAAAGGGCCGGGCGAAGACAGGAGAAATGGCGCCGCCTctcgcccagtcgtcgccgccagggaaggaaaAGCAAGGGAGGAGAGAGTCCGAGAGAAAAGAAAGGTTTTTTTTGACGGGAATAGTGATTCCATTACTCGAGGAGGAGGGGCTTCTCCGTGCCCGTAGGCACTCCGTCCCAGAGTAGCACGGAGGTTGGAGAAACATGGGGAGGAGAAGGAGATGAACATGAGGCTGAGCCCGAGCGGGAGGGCTGTcaacgagccgagctcgagcgagcctgCACCGAAAGCTGGAGGATCCCGAGCCGAGGTCGTCTCACGATAGAACTACTCACAGCAGCGGTATCGATGAGAGATAAAAGGCAACGTATCAAGCCCAAATTAATCTCTTCGTGCAAACTATAAAAACATCAATTTGAATCATCGAATCAACATTCAAAAGTCATGGaagattgggtaattttacaatctagACCTATTGGATTGGATAATCATACTTTTGCAAATCCTCCCTCCCACCTACTGCGCCTCTCCCCTTAAATGTTAATCCGATagctcagattgaagtttccataaTTTGCACGGAGTTGGTTTCCATATAATATGTAAAGTTAATTTCAATACATAGTATCATCGCACAGTCACTAATAGTGTCACGTCAGCTTGACACTGGAATAAAATCACCTCCCTCAACGCACAATTGAACGTGAGCATGATGAAATAGAGTGCGCCACCAACACGGAGCGAGCTTCACAAGATAATCATGCATCGCAAGGTAAATCACACAAGAAAGATGGTGACAATATCGACGAGTGAACAATTAGGGAGCAAAAGAAAGGCTCTCTCGTTCATCAGATCATAGCGTCCGGACAAGCACAAATGCTAAATATGGTGGGCACTTTCGTTGCTAATTCAAAGTCGTGACAGCCAGCATCGAGAAGGATGGTAGGgagattttttaaaaaagaggGATGAGTAGCATGTATGAAAGTGTTAAGAGGTCAAAACTTTATTTGAAAGGATTTTAAAAGAGATGTTGTTATTTGAAATTTAATTATGTCGTATTGATATTTAAACCGATAAAATTAATAAATGCTTCGTAGTATCACCggacatatttactaatattatAACAAATTGTTCTAGCTAGAAAAGTCTTATTTTAAGTAAATACTATTACTGGCAAGAAAGTAGGAGAGTCTAATATCATCCCAATCCAAAACGTGTCCCAATCGAGATATTCCAGAGTTTTTCTCTAAAATTACCATTGAATTCCATTTCCTCCACAATAACAAATTCTAATCTAGGCAAAAGATTTACCTTTGCCGGCCCCGGCCGGCGAGCCTCGCGCTGGACAGACAATACATTCAAGCGCGCATTGCTGCCACCCTGCGAAACCATCAAGGAAGGAACGAGCCGTCAGGAGAAAAGTAAAAGCAGTAAATCCAATAGCCCCAGATGCCCCGGACCTCACCGCGATCCCTGGCGGCGCCGCTCGATCAGAAagcgcgcgcgagcggcgcgTCAGCTGGAGAGGAGCCGGAGAGGAAGACGGCGACGTGATGCACAAcattgcggcggcggtggcgagtgAGTCCTATCTTGTCAGCAGCGGGAGTTCCTCGAGCTTTATAGCGGGCGCCGGAGCCAGCTTGGCGTCTTCTCCCTCACAATGAAggcgtgatttttttttttttttttttttttgctttcttCTGCGTCGCAATCTGCTAGCAGAAGCAGAAGCAGCCAGAGCCGGACACGGAGGAGGAGGCCATGGCACAGGACAATGACATGAGACAGATCTGTGGACCCGCATGGGCTGGGCGCGCCACGTGAGCGGACACGAGCAGCCAAGGCCGACAGGTCCtccgtttcctttttttttagcGAAAAGTGacttttctttttgttcttatATATAAGCACAAACAGACTAATTACGTTCCCACTTGGTGCAAGATGTTCGTTTGTGCAAGCAAGATCATCATTATTTCAACTCGAAGCCCAAAAGAAGCTTTTTTTGTAGCTTTTCTAACAAATAAAAGTGGTCGGTGTCTAAAACGGACAGCTAAACGTAAAATCATCCGAATCAGACGAGCCGTGGTGGTTGTTAATCAGACAAAGTTGCCATTGTTTTTCCGTGCACTGCAGCGTTTCATCTTGCTTCTTTGAGTGGGTTTTCATCAGTCCATAACTGCAAATCAAATGGCCGTCTTTTAAGGTCTTTTTTTCCTCAGCGATGAGGATGAGGACGTGGAAAATTATATGATATACAGTGCTTGCTCGTGTAATCccatcatcttttttttttgaaagggtgTAATCCCATCATCTGAAGGAACTTCCATGTCCATCCATTGTtgcaaaaggaaagaaaaggttTTCAGCtaatcagtttttttttcttctagttGTGCCACACGAGCATAGAGTGATCACGGCCTGCCCTGGCCCCCAAAAAGCACACAATATCAGAATGAGCAGCAATGAAATGGTAAAATACTCGAAGCATGAAACAAATAGAGTGGCGGAGCATCTTCTCCAGCCAACTTTGAGACATTTATTCTTTGTGCAACTATTTCTAGCCTGTGCTTTACAAGTGATGCCGTGGGAACTAGCTATGCTCCATACGTTTATTCAGAGCAGGCACATTGCTTCCATCCAACACTTGCTCTAAGGAAGCCTGTATCTTAAATACATGATCAAGGCCTCAACAGCTGAAATGGTCAGCTCAAAGAATCAACAGGCTGATTGTTCATCTCTATTAGCCGCACTATAACATCATGGCAGAGATCTCATTTTACACCTGAACCCTCTACGGACTGCTGTACCTTTACTTGGCTCGGTTTTCACCTGTCACCACAATCCAACCCTTGTGAGAGATTCATATTTTCTCTCCATAGATTGCTCTTAGTTGTCACTCCCTAGTAATCCATCTGTGCCCTCGGATCTCATATCCACCTAAGCCATGATCACTGCTCTCTCCGCCACTCTCTGCACTCGAGTACCCTGATTTCCTGCGATGCCTTCGCACTTTCTTCGGACCACTGTTGTCACTCAGGCTCCCATTCAGGAGAGGATCATCAATCCCGCTAATTACCCTGTTCAAAGATGTGGGCGAATTGATACAGCTGTCatcatttgttttcttctttctcttttcgTGCTTTTTGATGTTCTGGGATATCATGTGCAGTTTTTCATTGATTGGCTCCACAGCATGGTTCACAGTGAACTTCAAGTCATTCACAATCTGCCAGATTTGGTCAAATAAgatattttagtttaattagCATAGGTTTAGGGGGGAACCCAATTCAAGTAAACTGATGAAGGTAGTAGCAAATTGTTTCCTTACATATTCACCACCTCCAAGTACAACATCACGGACACTTTCTTTTATTGCAGTGGAACACCTCACATGATCATCTGGCTGGGGAAGTCTCAACTTGGTTGGGCGCTCACTATCCTTGACTTCGTCTGGATCTAGAGGGCAGTCAACTGAGGCATAGTCTCCAAGAACTGAAACATCTCCAACAAAACGATCATCCATTAGCTCGTATGGCTTTGCAGGGAAGACATACAGGTGGACGACAGAAGCAACACCCATCTGCATCGGAGTACAGAATACTTTGTTAGGGTTTACTTCAAAATGAATATTAAAAACACAAATATGCATAAACATTGAGATAGAGAACATGCCCTCTCCCAACTACGAACAGTAAAGGTTCCCATATGATCACACATACATAAATGAATTATTCAGTACCACAGAAGCTATCGAGCAAAGTAAAATAGAAATTAACCACCTCTATGCAGATAATGAAGTCTTGAATACTTGACTTAAACTGCAACTCTTGAGCAATAGGACCTCTCAGCAAGCCCCAATTGAAGAGGAGTGCAATTGCTATACCTTGCCACCATGTTAAGAACACAATGGACTTGAATGTCAGAAACTTTGCAAGAGGCTTTATATGGGCTAACTCATCCTTTATCGCGGCATAAAATTGAACAAGACAGTATAAGGCCCATGACTGACTGAAGTTGAGAAGCACAGCCGTGTAAGAGTACCTGGTAGACAAGTAAATAGTTCAAATGTTCAATAATGGCAAGACAACTATTTGTTTAACTCGTCCATCATCAAATGCACGAATAAGTTCACTGATGCAAACACATGTCCAACAAAAGATAATGAGGCGAGGGAAAAGGAAGAAACAACAAAAAGCTTATAGTGCAGTAAGTGCGTGATTTAACACTGAAACCTGAGTTATGTATAGATGCATTCTAATACAGGATGGGGCATCCCCAAAAGATGTCTGGGTAGACAAGGAGGGTCAGGCCCACCATAAATTAAATGCAAACACAAATTATAAACAAATCCAGTGGTATCAGATTCATGTATGCAACCCATGAAAGTCATCTACCATGACATGAAAAACCAGATATCAGGATATCCAAATCAATAATGTGATAGGACGTGAAATCAAGCACATGATTCATCACACATGACACATGGAAGTTGCAAGTCATAACGGTGCTGGAGGTGCAGCACACCTGAGTCTATGATATACTTAGTGATATAACATTATGATCCACATATGCATGCTGACTGTTTATAAAGGAAAATGAGCATAAAGGCCTTTTTTAAAGACCAGCATTAAGGCATTTAAAATGGAAGAACTACCAACAATAATGGAACAGTAACAACGTAGTGAAATGAGACAAGTCCACGATATGATCGACAAGCGAAAGAAACCAGCATTGCTTACCCACAGTTCAACTTAAACTCTCCTTCACAGTACACCCCAAAGGATTCAAGAATGACCGCAATGATAGCACATATTGATTTTATTATCATCTGTTTCGCATCATGGAAAATGGATCAGTTCATATAACCGGGCACTGCAAAGTCAACAGGGGTGGAAAATAAAGAGCACATACATATTGAACTAGCCCAAACTTGATGACCAAGTAGAACCATTCGCCTAAAGGCCATGGTTTCAGCATGTAATTCATTGGAAAAGGGTGGTGTACATATCGCTGTTCAGATGCTTGGCCTAAAAGTGGTGCATCAGAACCTGAAGTGCCCTCCTTCTTCAGAAATTCAATCGTCCTATCTTCCCCACCTAGTACAATAAGTAATACTGCATAGTGAGGCCAAGATATGGACGATAAAATTGGAATGTAAAGTAATTGACAGAGAAGTacctaagcaagcaactagatACCGGCCAAAACAGTACATAGCAAATGCCTCGTATCCATCTCGAAGAATCTCGATATCAACACTTATTGATGGATTTACCAATGATATGTACTGCAAGAGTAGTCATAAAATGTTAAGCAGTATGTAGATGTTATCCTATACTTGGACTGCAAATGCAGTATCAATTTGTTGGACAAGCGACAAAGCAGCAACATAGCACCTTACCGACTCGACTGCATAGCAGGGCACCATGAGAATGACGCCGACAAGAAACTTCTGTTCCTGAAAGAAGTAAAGAATACAGGCACGGTGTGAATGTGTGAAAGAAATGACCAGGTCAAACACAGTTCCAACAATACAAACATTGACAAATATAATTCACAACCTCTGGGTTTTTGTAGGCTGACAGGTGATTGAACAGCAGGTACAGGGACAGTGAGAGTGAGATGATGACAAAAACGCCGGCGATAATTGTAGCCCAGAGAGGCAGCGCATTGCTACTGAGAAGAGAGAATGATTGTTTGGCCAACTCCATGGCCCTCTCTTCGCACAGCACCCCCTGCCCGTTCTTCTCCCTTCGGCGAAATCTGTTTCTGGGTATGGTTCATAGAGGATCATAATTCACAACCCCCAATCGGGACTGGAGTGCTTCCCAAATCCCCAGTGCCTAGAAtcaggggcggacccagcatAGGACATGGGTGTACACATGTACAACCGATAATTCTTGTTCTTGCAAACGAAATCCAAGTTAGTAGGAGGAAACATATTTATTGTAGAGAACTGGTGGATTCAGATCCAAATACAgatagttttgttagggtttggggtgctccgtctcgcacagcacaaggaaggagaaggggcgGGCGCGGCATACCTGGCCGGAGgatgcgctcgtcgccggcaaagggctgggccgccgctcgcccagtcgccgccgccagggaaggaagaTCTCGAGCAAGGGAGGAGATTACAGGCGGCTGAGCTCTGAGCCGACTGAGCGGGAGGGCTGTCaatgagccgagctcgagcgagcctgCCGCGGCTGATTCGATTACTAAATTTACATGTTTAGATTAGATAGAAAACAGTACAAAGAAACTTGATTAGCCTAAAACACTGATTTAATctgataaataaataattagGAAAGGAAGCATATTTAGCTTTATTCCCTCTAATTCCTTTTCATTTCAAAATTGAATTATACTCATTTGAGTTGCTATCTTAGGAATAGTATGGATAGCCGCTCAATTCCAGTGTAAAGTAACTTCTCTTAAAAAAATTAGTGTAAGTACTCCCTCTATTTTCATTTACATATCGTATTACATTTGTCCTAAACCAAATTTGACAaactttgactaaatttataggAATAAGACAATAATgtttacaataccaaatttgtttcattgatccatcatgaaatatatatatatatatcgataGTGCATATGTTGAATAATATAGTTGTTACTATATTTTTATAGACTTAGTCAAAGTTAGTCCAGTATGACATGTAAAAAAATGGAGGGAGCACAAGATAACATGGGAAATGAGGAGTCTTGATTCATGGGATGATAAACAAGGTTCTTCTTTTTTATCATTGTACCCAGTTGAAATAGAACTATTATCAAAAGAGAAAAGGGAATAAAGGGAGTATTATTTTGTACCTATTTTAATTTGTGCAACACAGTATCTCGCTAGATAATGCAAGGCTCTAGCCTTCAGCTATATTATTTTCACTTTGGATGGTTGGAAATTTAATTAATACAGGTAACAGGATGCATACCTATACCACGCAAACCAAAATACTCGAGTTTCATTGAATGCCTCGATCTCGGGTCATGGGGGCTCGCAAGCTCTAGGTTAGGTCCAAGCTTGGCTTGATTCTAAGTATAGTTTAGCTTGAATTGAGTTTTTGGCAAGTCAAATATAAATAGCTCGTGAGTTTTGAGCTGTTATGGTAACTCTACTTTGCGATAAGTGTAAACAGTGAATGCTGAGCAGGTGTAAATCAGCCAGTCATGATGTTTTTTATTTCAATAACTCTCATTCTTTTTATTTCATACTACAATCTTTTTTCGATATAATAGatgaaataataaaattagtaTTAAAGAGCTTTTCCTGCCTACCAGTCGACCCAATCAGGATCGGGAGAGGAGTGGGCCTTTGAGGTTTGATTTTCAAAAGATTAGGTAGCTGAATCATAGTTGTTAGGGACTCTGGGACGGCGATCTGTGACGGCATTCATGAGAAGGGTGAGTGGATTTTTGATATCCTTTCTTCCTCCCACTGTCCTACACCACACCACATGCTTTCAATGTTTCTGCTTTTGTTTCGGAGTTGTTGTCTGTCATGCCATGTCTCTCACGTTCTCTGGGCCCTCTGATTCTGCTGTTTTTCTGTTAATTCTCTGGCAACTACAGATCGTGGTCTACTAATCCCCAATTAAAATAGGAGAATTGAGTTGACATAATGAATCTTTAATGAGATTTTAAACCAGAATTTTAATTTTTACTTGCTTTCAGCAGTAGAACTCCTTGGAGCCGTAGATTTTAGGTTTAAGAATTGCAAAGCCTCTCTGTTGAGCCCGTCCCTTTTCCACAGCTCCTGTGTTCCTATTTGCAAATCAGAGGAAAGTTTGGGTTTTTGACTTCTGTGTACTGAATGCTACCCAAAAAAACTTATCTACTTTGGGCATTTCTATTCCAACTAGAAGTTTTGTGAATAGTACAGAAGCACAAGTCATTTATCAGCACAtggataatttttttaaaaaaaataagtgtATGTCACTTGGAACAGCTCACAGGTCAAATCTTTAGCTTGTAAGGTCCCATCTGGATTCACCCAGCTAATTCATTAGCTAATTAGATAGAATTAGCTAGGTTCAACCAGCTAATTTGATAATTGTTATTTAGTTTGTTAGAAGatgtttagctggatattaccTCCGTTTGGATCCACTATCGCTAGAATTAGCTAACTACCAATTAGCTGGTGGATACAAGCAGGCCCCAAGTAATGGCGACTGTCACCAGTTCAGGTCAAATCTTAAATATCTTGATTATTTTGCGAGCTCAAATCTTTTCACACAAATCGCGTATCAGATTACTTTGTGCCCCTTGTCCCCTTGACAGAGTGTAGCTCATGAACAAGTTGGGCCTGGAAAGTTCAGAACTTCTGTATCGGGTTAACAAGGCTTATTTTGTTTCGGAAGAAAATACGTTACCACTGCTTCCTTTCCAAGGGGTTGCTATACTACCACACTGCAAATTTAATCAACCAAATTCCTTAGTTTGTGTCATATTAGTTTGGATATGCTCTCACCTCAGCTTCAGCACGAACGTTAGCCTCACTATCAAGAGTCTCATATTAGTTTGTGTCAATCTACCGCACAATTTGCCAAAGCCCAATCATGAACCAGTCTCTTAGGGTTCTTATAAGGCTAATTTCCAATTACATACAATTTTAACAGGCCGCTAAAATTAATAAGCTGCTACACAGATGCCACTTAAGGTCACAAAAAATCAATAAGAAATGAGTAAATTACTTAAACAAATTATGATCTGTATAAATCATTCTGCTTTAAATCAATTTTTCCTCCTAGATAATATGTTGGTAAACATTTTTTAGCGACAAAACGTAGGTAACTAACCTAGCCAAGATAGCATAGGAACCAAAACCAATAGATATATGAATGCCTACTGGTAGCGTCTTAGTATATGAATGCCTACTGGTAGCGTCTTGGTGATAACCAGATCTAATAGGAACTAGACTGCAGCTGGAACAGCTCAGAAAGTCAAACCTTCAATTTTTAAGCAATGGAAGGTCCCCACAAGTGTTGATCATTTTCTTTCTCATGGTTTGTTTTGCAACTTCAAATCTTATTAGACAATCATATAGTAGTAAGTAGATTATTTGTTTGCCTTGATAGAGCTAGCTACAAGTTCAGTTTAGACTCTATGCCACTACAAATTTAGACCTTTAGGCATGTTTCACAATGCTAAGTGTTGCTAATTACGGATATAAGGTTCAGAAACTCCTATTTCAAGTTGCAGATTGCACTTCATCCTAAAAAGCCTTACTCGATACATCAAAAGTTTAGAGCATAGAGAAATGCAGTAAAAAAAGTACAATGTGGAGATCACATATAGCAAATGCCAGCAGAAGCAAAATTCTGATAAAAATAATGCCATTTAAAATGGGAAACATGCTTATTACTTAAGACTCGCGTAGCATGACCAGAAGGAAAATGACAAAacagagaaaaggaaaatgacaaaacagagaaaaggaaaatgacAAAACAGAGAAAAATCTTGTCATGCTTCAAGGGTAATACTAGTACTGTGCACATATAGCTGAAACCATGCTACCAAATCAAAGATCAGGAACAAATGAGCATTAGACACGGCTAATGTTCCATGCATCATCAACTTTCTAGAGGATGATAACTGTGTTGCAAGTGAACGTCGATATATAAAAACTTTAGCAAAGATGCAGCTATACAGATCTGTAGGCGCAGTGGCAAAGGCCACTGGCCGGAGTGCTCCCGCCTAGGGTTCCAACCCTGGGTGCCGCACCTTTATGCTTCAGGGGTTTCCCTTGGAGTTTtccaattaaaaaaaaacactagAAACATGAAACATGAACAATGATAGTGCATTGAGAACTGCCCACACCGTTTGCTGCAAATCTGAGCGACGAGCAAAGAAAATGGAGCTTTCTCTGGAGATAAGCACATGTTTGCTACAACAGATCAAGATAAGCACGGCACATAACAGCAGGATGAGATCCTATAACAAAAGGAACAATTTCAGTAGATCCACTTATAACCACAAGGGCATGCTGAACAGGAAATTCAATCAATGTTTATTTTCAGATTGAAGAGGTGTCACATGAACAAAGAATAATACTAAAGGTACAGGTGTATGAATTGAATTCCAATGGAtatatttggaaaaaaaaactaaacagcATTTTTCAGCGACGTTAATATATATATTGAACCAACACCAACCCAGTCCACGAAATGGTTGCTGCAAAGGTTGTTGCATTTATGTGGATCCCactctgtaatttagtcgaagCAGCCTCTATATACAACCCCTCCTTCACTCTCTCGATGGAAGTAGTTAGAGTGTGTATAACCAACCAGCCAATTAGTTCTAGCTTAGGCTCTTGCATCCAGCAAGAATGTGGCAGGTTCTGGTTTTGCAGCACAGCCATACCTAAATGTGTTGTACTTTCTATGGACTGCAGTAATTTTTCCATGAGCTGCTCTTTGGTGCAGTTCAACCATCATCCTAGAGCAATCCCTGCAGCATAAAATGGACCATTAACTATAAGCATATAATAAATGGTATGCCTTTTGGAATATAAAGAGTAGAGAGGTAATAACTACATTAGTTGTTCTTCTGAATATTTTGTGTGCAGCTCACAGCATTTGTTCCAGGATTTGAACCCATTTACCGTGCATTGAGCTGTGTAGATGGCAGAAGCTGCTAGCATCAATGGTCAGAACTTGAGCATCTCGTATTCTACAAGGCTAAGCTTGATCATGAAGAATGACAGGAGCTCGATGAAAGGACCTTAAGATGCctaggggggtgaataggcaatctgcagcTTAAAAACACTTAAAACTTGTCAGACGCAGATTTtgcccggatactctgggtaTGAACAAACTCAAAAGAAACTGCAAGAATCTatgtatgaaaagtagatcgagttaAAGTATGAGTAtcaggggttccttaaggttgatatccaacaaacaaaactcactagaaactcgtgagtgagtagatcgagcccAAGCCCTAGAAACAAGGTCTCACAAGAAAATGGTGACGAAATCAAGTAAAACAACACAAGAGAGACAAGTATTTGTTTTCCGAAGTTCCCACCCGTAGATGCTacacgtctccgttgaggaagaattCAAGAgatggtgctcaagaacccctatgctcctctcccaagggcgagatcacctctcaagcccaaaaTCACTTACTATGGATTTCTCGGTGAGGAatggagcttacaaacttcttgtgcagctcacaatcttgattGAGCAGTCACAAGCACGCTTAGCCGtttaggagcacaaggctccaagagtaacaaacttgaatccgcgggattgaccaaaaccaagtgctcaagaggtgGAAATGGAGCTCACTAGCACAAATCCTtactcttgcttgcttctcactcaaatccctcaagggaatcactcaagaatggagaaagaggagtgagagagctctttcttggcttaggtttgagttcagctcatcaaagtGGCAAGAGAGAGGGTTGAAGGGGTATgtaaggggtatttatagtcttcagcccagaactagccgttggg comes from Panicum virgatum strain AP13 chromosome 4K, P.virgatum_v5, whole genome shotgun sequence and encodes:
- the LOC120704544 gene encoding protein LAZ1-like isoform X1; the encoded protein is MELAKQSFSLLSSNALPLWATIIAGVFVIISLSLSLYLLFNHLSAYKNPEEQKFLVGVILMVPCYAVESYISLVNPSISVDIEILRDGYEAFAMYCFGRYLVACLGGEDRTIEFLKKEGTSGSDAPLLGQASEQRYVHHPFPMNYMLKPWPLGEWFYLVIKFGLVQYMIIKSICAIIAVILESFGVYCEGEFKLNCGYSYTAVLLNFSQSWALYCLVQFYAAIKDELAHIKPLAKFLTFKSIVFLTWWQGIAIALLFNWGLLRGPIAQELQFKSSIQDFIICIEMGVASVVHLYVFPAKPYELMDDRFVGDVSVLGDYASVDCPLDPDEVKDSERPTKLRLPQPDDHVRCSTAIKESVRDVVLGGGEYIVNDLKFTVNHAVEPINEKLHMISQNIKKHEKRKKKTNDDSCINSPTSLNRVISGIDDPLLNGSLSDNSGPKKVRRHRRKSGYSSAESGGESSDHGLGGYEIRGHRWITRE
- the LOC120704544 gene encoding protein LAZ1-like isoform X2 — translated: MYCFGRYLVACLGGEDRTIEFLKKEGTSGSDAPLLGQASEQRYVHHPFPMNYMLKPWPLGEWFYLVIKFGLVQYMIIKSICAIIAVILESFGVYCEGEFKLNCGYSYTAVLLNFSQSWALYCLVQFYAAIKDELAHIKPLAKFLTFKSIVFLTWWQGIAIALLFNWGLLRGPIAQELQFKSSIQDFIICIEMGVASVVHLYVFPAKPYELMDDRFVGDVSVLGDYASVDCPLDPDEVKDSERPTKLRLPQPDDHVRCSTAIKESVRDVVLGGGEYIVNDLKFTVNHAVEPINEKLHMISQNIKKHEKRKKKTNDDSCINSPTSLNRVISGIDDPLLNGSLSDNSGPKKVRRHRRKSGYSSAESGGESSDHGLGGYEIRGHRWITRE